A genomic window from Eptesicus fuscus isolate TK198812 chromosome 19, DD_ASM_mEF_20220401, whole genome shotgun sequence includes:
- the RPL30 gene encoding 60S ribosomal protein L30, which produces MVAAKKTKKSLESINSRLQLVMKSGKYVLGYKQTLKMIRQGKAKLVILANNCPALRKSEIEYYAMLAKTGVHHYSGNNIELGTACGKYYRVCTLAIIDPGDSDIIRSMPEQTGEK; this is translated from the exons ATGGTGGCCGCAAAGAAGACG AAAAAGTCGTTGGAGTCGATCAACTCGAGGCTCCAGCTGGTGATGAAAAGCGGAAAGTACGTGCTGGGGTACAAGCAGACGCTGAAGATGATCCGACAAGGCAAAGCGAAGCTGGTCATCCTGGCCAACAACTGCCCAGCCTTGAG GAAATCTGAAATAGAGTACTATGCCATGTTGGCCAAGACTGGTGTCCATCACTACAGTGGCAATAATATTGAATTGGGCACAGCGTGTGGAAAATACTACAGAGTATGCACACTGGCTATCATTGACCCAG gtgattctgatatcaTTAGAAGCATgccagaacagactggtgaaaaGTAA